The Ketogulonicigenium vulgare WSH-001 genome includes a region encoding these proteins:
- a CDS encoding ParB/RepB/Spo0J family partition protein: MAKRRTLGMPSSEELQRIEAEFSQSRPTAARPAVPIAQVAAEAAAAGSALSVDDRITAARDRVDAAALRIAQDKGLVMIELPLDQIDADVLVRDRVALDADELDELQSSIAKNGLRLPVEVFPLEGGGYGLLSGYRRLMALRALQARHRDPAYDQIKAVLRDPAAMGGTFAAMVEENEIRSNLSHYERGRIAVIAAQQGAFTNVEAAVNALFPVASKAKRSKIRSFALIFEELGDLLRFPDQIKEREGLRLAQILRDGGEARLRDAIGSRVAASAEDEARLIAALLDHADTPATDSRKGGRPRKDEGQGLVLPSGHTVKTQMGQNGWTIRLEGGRTVSQEMIDQILREIGRVLDR; this comes from the coding sequence GAGCTGCAACGGATCGAGGCTGAGTTTTCCCAAAGCCGCCCCACCGCCGCGCGCCCCGCCGTCCCCATCGCCCAGGTCGCGGCCGAGGCCGCCGCCGCAGGCTCTGCGCTGAGTGTTGACGACCGCATCACCGCCGCCCGCGACCGCGTTGATGCGGCGGCCTTGCGCATCGCGCAGGACAAGGGCCTGGTGATGATCGAGCTGCCGCTGGATCAGATCGACGCCGATGTGCTGGTGCGCGACCGCGTGGCGTTGGACGCGGACGAGCTGGACGAGCTGCAATCCTCGATCGCAAAGAACGGCCTGCGCCTGCCGGTCGAGGTTTTTCCGCTGGAGGGCGGCGGATATGGCCTGCTGTCCGGCTATCGCCGCCTGATGGCGCTGCGCGCGTTGCAAGCGCGCCACCGCGACCCCGCTTATGACCAGATCAAGGCCGTACTGCGCGACCCCGCCGCTATGGGCGGCACATTTGCCGCGATGGTCGAAGAGAACGAGATCCGCTCGAACCTCAGCCATTACGAGCGTGGCCGCATCGCCGTAATCGCCGCACAGCAGGGCGCCTTTACCAATGTCGAGGCTGCGGTGAACGCCCTGTTCCCCGTCGCGTCAAAGGCAAAGCGGTCAAAGATCCGTTCGTTCGCGCTGATATTCGAGGAACTCGGCGACCTTCTGCGCTTTCCCGATCAGATCAAGGAGCGCGAGGGGCTCCGTCTGGCGCAGATCCTGCGCGATGGCGGCGAGGCGCGCCTGCGCGACGCGATCGGCAGCCGCGTCGCCGCAAGTGCCGAGGATGAGGCCCGTTTGATCGCCGCGCTGCTGGATCACGCCGACACGCCCGCCACCGATAGCCGCAAAGGCGGGCGGCCACGCAAGGACGAAGGACAGGGATTGGTGCTGCCCTCGGGCCATACCGTCAAAACCCAGATGGGCCAAAATGGTTGGACCATCCGGCTTGAGGGCGGGCGCACCGTCAGCCAAGAGATGATCGACCAGATCCTGCGCGAAATCGGACGGGTGCTGG